AATTATTCCCTGAATTATTACTTTAAATTTCACATTACGGTAAATTCGTGATCATATAAGTTTGACAAGCTAGTCTGTAACTCGGACGATGCCTTAAATTATTACTAAAATATTATCCATGTACATATTTTACCTTTTACCTTTTGTGTGTGTAGGATGAGTGGCTATCTAAGTATGGGGATTTTGATAACTGCTTTTTGATGGGAACAAGTTCAGGAGGCAACATAGCATATAATACAGCCTTAAGAGCATCAGACATAATGGGCCAACTCCACCCATTAAAATTCAAAGGCTTAATTTTGCATCACCCATTTTTTGGTGGGCCGGACCGTACCGGGTCCGAATTGAGGCTAATTAATGACCCGTATTTGCCATTATCGGGTAGCGATTTGTTTTGGGAGCTCTCGTTACCAAAAGGGGCGGGTCGTGACCACGAGTTTTGTAACCCTTTATCGGGTGATGGATTGGGTCGGATATGCAGGATCAAGGAGATGGGTTTGCGGGTTTTGGTTGCGGATTGTACCGGTGACCCGCTTGTGGACCGGTTGTTGGAGTTTGTTAAGGTGATGGAAATGAAGGGTGTAAATGTTAAGGGACATTTTACACAAGGTGATTATCATGGGGCAGAGCTTTTGGATAAGGAAAAATGTGATGAATTTCTTATAGTTCTTCAAAGTTTTGTTAATTCTTGTTTGATTGCCTAAAATTCTTGAATGTTTATGGAGTTTTTGGCAATCTAAGACATACCCTCTCTGTCGCATTTTACTTGATTTGTTTTGACCACAAAACTCTCACAGAAACTGGTCAAATGGAGCAAGTAAAATGAAATTCAGAGAGTACTGAATTATTGTGTTATCATTATATCATATGATATACGGCGTGCTTCATATTTTATTAGGGTTATTTTTTGAACTATTGTCAAAAACTAAattcaaatgtattttattaGGGTTATTTTTTGAACTATTGTCAAAAACTTAAATTCAAATATACCTGTACTTCCTTTcccatggaaaaaaaaaataacatttacTTCTTCCGTTCTCAtatacttgtattatttcataTTCCAAGATATCATGTTTCTTAACACGCATTTTATTACCGCTGATATATTTAGCTGACATCTTAGTTCTCAataagtaaaattataaaaacaattacggagtaatatatGTTAAATACGGGTCTGGGCCGCACTCATCATCAAGAGAGAATGTCCACTTAAtaagtccaaaggaggttccaccttaaaaccatatggctataaggggagtagccccttggccttattaagtgattaactctcttctcttttgtcaaTGTGAGACTATCACacgtgatgtttcatgggtcagatCTTAACACTTCCCCTCACGTGTGAGGTCCCTCTTCAATATGGGTCACAtgtgatgtttcatgggtcagaGTGTCTTTATCAATATCTTAAAAATGCATATCGAAATGTACCTAATAAGATCTCATGCGATTAACTTTCAACTAATCTTCTATTAAACCGTCTTACACTTAACTATGAAATCATGCTTAATTGTATAAACTACCAGTGTAATTGTTAGACGAAATTTTACAAGAATGTGTAATTATATTATTACATAATCATTTATCGAATGATTTTATTAgttcgtattttaaatttttttttttttttgacaaaagcgtattttaaatatttaggAAAAGAAAAGTATAATTTATGGCTCATATTTTAATCACTTGAAATGGGCTTTAGAATTAGTTGCCCAAGGTCAGATTGGAGGAAACCAAAACGGGCTCGTGGCTCCTGTCTTTCAATATGGGCAGACCACAGGCCCACATCTtcaaacttttattttttatttttttttcctaaaatttaaaatttacatGTTATAGAGTTTTAGACAGACAGATCAAAACaggtttttcttgtagtgaaactATCTTAAATAATACACGTAGTGATGTACGTATGTAAGGCTACACCGTTACCAGGGCCAACTAGAGGTCAAATGCTAACGATTACTGGCTTATAACATGTGAATTACGTACGTGGTCTAACTGAAACAAGATCTACATGGAAAATTACCAAGTAAAACATTTTCACAACCAAACGCAAAATACATCCAATGTCCTTATGATTAAGGACTCCAATCACGTCCACTCAAAAGTAGCAATTTAAGCAGCGATTTTTTATTAATTGCCCGATTTTATTATGCTTCATGGTGTTAATGTGTTATAGTAATAAATAGGATAAAATCCAAACCGTGCAAAACAACGTTGAAAGATGAAAGAACAACAACATGAAGGAAACATCAAACATGCAACACTTAGTCAAAATCATACAATAATAGATCAAAATCAAATTCTTATAATGTTCTAAGAAAAACATCATAATGTTCTTGAAGTCTATCTAAAAAAAATATGGACATGATGACATTGTATAATTTGTATCAAATATTCTCCTCGTCCTTTTGATAGTCAAATCCATCAACAACTAACATTATATGCACACATAATGATCGAGTGAGTACAATGTTGCAAGAGTACAACCGATGAATAGGCCGATGATATTGTACAGTTCATGGGTTAAACTAATTTTTAGCCCGTGTTATGCATGGACGCACTGTTTGTTGTTATAGAAGTTGGCAATAAACTAATTAATTTATTCTGCCATTGATAAAATAAGACGATATGAATGTAAATAACATTGCATAAAAGTATATTGAAAAACCATgcagtatttttttaatagtaaAACTAGGATTTAAAGGGTAAATCATTTATTAAAAGGGGAAAAATAATAATCAAGGAGTAGACAAGTGACAAACAAAATTATGGTTTAAAATAACATGTCAACCAATGGCGAATTTAGTTATCATTTTACTAGTATTTATGCTATATAAGTTAGATTTATAAACCTTTTATATCTTAATTTCAAAAACATGTTTACCATTGTCATAATGTTTAATCATACTTTTGAATATTCAAATAAAATTGTGCTCCGTAAAAGATAATATAGGTATGAATCACTATCCACCCTTTTGAACTTTCTTCCCTACATAGATTagataaataaaaaaagtacGGAGTAAAACAATTAGTAGGATATATATGTCAAGATTAAGTTCGTCAAAACATGTCAAAATCGAAATTAGGATTACCTAAATAAACATCCAAAACGATAGGATTAATTAAACTAGTTGATATATTATCATATGGAAAATTCTTACTAACATGGGGAAAAGTCGTAAATTAAACTAGTAACACCCACAAAAGGACAAAAGTCAAAGAATTTTGAGTAATAAGAATCCGATgcaaagggaaaaaaattgttATCAACTAGAAAAGGCCAatttaaaagtaaattaaagaaaataaatagaaTTAGTAAACATCCAAATCAAGAACTAATTAACTTGTAATTAAAAATTGTCACCCATCGCATAGCTCAGTTGATAAAGAAAAAGAGACCCGTGTTTGAAAATTTATGGCGTGTGCAGAGTTCAAATCCTGTTAGAAGTGCAACCACGGTCTTGTAAATTGACCAATTGAGACACATATTGCGACTCACCTCTTCGCAATGCTCGAGTGGCCGGGATATGAGGCTCGGGGTTAAGGGTTTCACCTTTTGGATACttgtaataaaaaataaaaataaaaacagaaaagagaaaaagacAAAAGCTATACTTTGTTAATTAATCCAAATACCAGAAATAATGGACCTTGGATTTATGTATAACATGAGTTCCACTCAAATTTGACATGCAATTCCCATAAAATTTGTCGTTTTGATGCATGCAATTGACAGATAAATTATTCAAAAATCCAActcttttttgttaaaaaagaattttaaaaaataaaaatctagtAACAAAAACAAGAGCTTCATCCCAAAAGAATTAGTTGAGTCTTGATAAGCCTTCCATGATGTGGTCCTTTCTCCTTTGTAGATTAGGATCAATTGGAAATAAGAtagaaacaaaaattaaatgaatttgtTAAAGATCAAAAACATGAATTTTGCTTTATAAAGGATATAATTATAATTTCTATGGTTGATTAATTACCCCTATATTATAAAACCAATTGGCCATAGGTAGAAAAGTATCTTCCATTAATTTACATGTGTGGCCTAAATGGTTAACccttgtttaattaattctcGAGGGTTGTAGGAGAATTGCACACTTAATAATTGTATCAATAATATGGAACAACCCCTACATAGGTAGAAAAGTATCTTcaatttacattttttttatgatATTACTACTATGTAATTAGAGTATATATGTTCTATCCATTCATCATTTGATTTTTAGTTATTACGACGAAATTCTTATCGGCTTCACAAGACCCTTTTTTCCTATTAACGAGTACGTAGATTCATGAGTCTTGAGAACTCTCGAGGAGTCCTCGatctaagattttttttttttaaaaaaaagttgctAGTTATGAACTTTTCCTTCTTGGTAATCgctatatttttattattaattgtgtaaaatccaaataaataattatacAAATAAGATTCAAATTCAGAATACCGCCTTCGCTCCAAAACTTCACCAGCTGGCGTACCGGATCCTATTTCTATATTCTAGTTAGTTAAATGAATGGATCTTGTCTTGTTATCCTAAGCTATATCTATAATTGAAGATTTCACTATCAACCACTAGTTATAACCTAAAAAGGAAACGACATCATATGAACATTAGAAAACAAACAAGATTATATATAGACTTCATTAACCGTTGCATACATAAGACATGTTGACGTCGTGGCACGTACTAATTATAGTATTATTATAAGAAATCCAGATCTTATATTATacgattttattaattattatatttgCATGGAGGTTCAATTCTTCATTAATAATAATTGCAAAGCACGACGAGGTTTCTGATACTAAACCAATTTGATCATAATTTATAATGCatcattttttgtcttttagagATCAATATCTACTAATTAAAGTATTTTTTaggttaatttttaattaatttaatctcaaTGATCACTATTGCACAAACTAATCTAACGAATTATCAACTTTTGTCTTTTACTATAATTTCAATTTTGAGTATAACTTTTTACTATTATTAAAATGTGCTTGATTAACTTTTTAGATCGCAATTACTTTGGAGCTAGCTCAACAACCAATCATAATGTAATTTAAGCAACTTTTTTAAGCTGTATTTGCAACATTTTGTAATGTTTGATTAATCCTGCTAAGTTATCATCTTACACTGTAAAGTCTTGTATGCCGTAGTTTCTAATAACATTTTTATACTCCATCTGTCGTTCTTAACCTTTTCATTATTCACAGTTTTTAATGCACTATTTTGAccattaatatattttattatgaaTATtagttaaaattacaaaatattgGTATTTGAAAAACTTAATTGAAACAAATCCAATGAGATCCCACAAGTTAATTTTTACTATGTATTATATTGAAACTACcaaatatggtcaaagtttttaatcCAGGAACCGAAGAAGTATAAGATCGATATTTTTTCACAAAGTTTCagttttataaggtagtttttcacGTATTTTCCTTAAATCTACTTCACTTGATGTAGTCCCTAACTATGATCCAAACTATATGTCGTTTGAGCATAATTTTGATGTATGAatagataaaaaaaattaagtactTAAAATAAACTTGATTATCAGGGCTGATCAGGTTCAATAAATTCAATTCTAAACAGGTCCTATCAGATCAATCAGGTTCAATCAAATCCAATAGATTCATACAAGTCCAGTTCAGTTACCTCCATATGTTAGAGGGTGAAGAGAAATCATCCTATATCCACCAAGGAAAAAATAAGAAAACCCCAagaatttgttaattaattaaattctttATATGTTCATATCTCAAAATTTTGCTCAAACAACATATTAAGTTTAGCTCGAACATGTCAATTGGTACCTAGTATGACCATGCCTAATAAGTTCCAATCGAATCATACCAGGTTAATCAAGTTCAATCAAATTCAATAAATACATATAAGTtcaattcagataagttcatataTTATAAGATGAGGAGAACACATCCTATTATCAATCgaggaaaaataaaataacaaaacccCCTAGAATTTGGCTACAAACTCCACTTGCCCATCATTCCCCTACACCACATTACTTGGAGAGTTGGAGCCTTGGATGTAAAACAGAAGGAAGGTTGTCTTTTGTGTTAGAAGGTACTCATCTTTTTGcactataataattaatgaatcataattattaaattaaaaacaagCTATTTTGTGTAATAATGAatcaaaattattaattaaaaacaagCTATTTTTTTGTCGTTGGCAACTAAGATTTGGTAGAACCAAAAAGCCTTAACACTTTCCACGTGTAGAACACAAGCTAACTTTGCTACAATTTTAATTAGGTCTCATATTTATTTACACAACAAAATAATCAAATAAAGGCATAAAGCATTAAAGCTACCATTGTTACactatatttataattacaataCTACGTATGTACTAAGATACATGTATTAAAAAACTTTCCAAGATCATGTCTTGGCggctatttttaatttatttcaaatACAATTAGTAACATGTACCTATGTACTTTATCTGTTTCTTAATATTCCACTGCAAAAATCTGTatttttaatgacaacctaataacgatgAGTAAAAAATTCTGTCGCAAAACCTTTTGCGATGGGGCTAATAACCAAACAAAgatgggaacaaccgtcgctaatatattttacgacgggttaacgacgagatttttcaTTAATGATGACCTcattttatgacgggttcgcgacaggaaatccactcattaatcaacgattattgactTTTAGCGACATGATATCCCGTTGTTAATGGTAAAATTTCTTGTGGTGTTCCACTCATGCACTTATTGTTTACAGGTCGGTGTAAATAAAGTTTGACCTGTATTTTTTGACTTATATATAACGAAAAAAACATCATTCACACGTGTGATCTTGTTATATGATTTTTACAATAtcaattttcataatttttattcCTTTTAGTACTACTTACATAATTTGAGGTACAAAATGTGTATTGGAGAGTGAAATATAAGGCCGGATTTTCCCGTAATtattatttcataattttagggtgtGTTCTATTTACctgattttcatttttttttctattttaaaaattattttacaaACTATTATATAAGGTCTTACACACAAAGACCACCTTGGTGTCATATACTCATATAAGTTAATcagtggaaccaattagttaaacaattgaaccaattagttaagcactgaaataaTTAGTTAAAACTGAAACCAGTTAGTTAAGGAGTTGAACTAGTTAGTTAAGCAGCGAAACCATTTAGTTAAACAGCCAAAGTAGTTTTTTTTGGAAAGACAGTCTTACACAAAAATTgtctaattattttagtaataaattttACTTAAGTAACACTTATTTTTCCCGAACTTATTtcatctgaacttaacttattttttctaaaataagtggaaataaggtgagtaAAACAAAGTCTAATAGTAATCTGTACgattatttcaattttcaaagtttttataattataaAGAGATGGTTCATAATTATATTtagtttgacaaaaaaaaaaattgaccacTCAAAAGAAATGAAGGTCTTGCTTAATTTTCTAGCTTAATAGGgccacaaaatcaaaaactcgaTACCCCGAACATGAGGGACATTCATCAAGCGACGACTTTGCGTCAAGATATTTTCGTCGACCACATTTGACAGTTGACGCTTTGTGGAATTGTGGGACGATAAACAAGTTTGGGTCATGATTCATGAATTGTCCAAACCTTTTTTAACCAAAGCAGTAACGGATTCGGAAATTATAGGTGGTgggattattatttaaaaatagaATGAAATTTTAACTAAAATTTATGTATTCTAAATAAATATTAACGAAAATTTAACTTAAAAGTATTTTATTTTTGCCAAGTGGGTCCTTGACCCATGCCTCTGCCACTAATCGAAaactaatactccgtattaataaTGCGTGAATATCAACTAGTTTAATACTCCACATTTCAAAACAATAGgagtaattaattaagtaattaatcaGTTACACAGTATGTTTGTGACTTGAGATTTAATCTTGTCTACGTCAAGTACTAATCAAAACCTGTAATGGAGaagttttgatttcaaaaagTTAATGGAAAAAGCTGCTAATAATAGCTTTTTTTAAGGGGGGTTTGATATAGTTGAAAGGAATTGACTATTCTATTCTAAAATTGGTCAAATTTAGTACATTGTATCTTTTACCAATTTTGCTCAAGAATATAGATAATCATAAATTATGTCAATATCATTATTGGTCAATTTATATATGCAATAAAGTAGTTTTggtaccaaacacttttacacaaaccAACAGTATAGTACAATTAAACATGGATAACCTAGTCAAAACAACTTATACAATCAGCTAGTAATTTCAAATACACAACAAGCATTGATTTCTAAACTCAGGCGAATAACCTGAAATCAACCTTTCAGATGAATAGAATTATTATTTTACTACAttatttgacaagaaatgaaGGAGGCGGAGAGGtcaatatctgatatgtatttcaagATCAAAATGACAAAATAGAGATAAGACCAAAATGAAAGCAAAATGAAAGCAAGTGCCATTTTTCAAAGAACATATGTCATTTTGGAAAAATGgatgccatttttcaaaaaccaatGTCATTTTCCAAAAACGGATGCCATTTTCAAACAAAATTGATTTTGTCCTTTAGCGTTTGTCTTATCcctattttgtcgtttagtgggTGATATGTATTCGTGAAATACATATAGATATTGATTTATACTTCCTCAGAAGTGAATCTATCCATCAAATAATTGGTGTATAATGGATAAAAGGATATATCTTGATATATCTAGATAAGAATGCGTGCATTAATTTGAACCTTAATTGTCCCCGCCGCTGGAGAGAATCTCGATTCAGAGACATCGGGGCAAGTCGACCACGTTAAATGTCTTATGAAATAGTACACCTTTTGTTAATTTGAAGGGGAGGGGGTGCATGATGATAGGTGAACATAGGTTTGTTGTTCATTTGTGGCAAAATGAGAGAATATGGCCAGCAAAGACTAAGACATGTCAAATGAGGCTGGTAGAAATCCATGGTGCAATCTTAGCAAATGTCGTTTTATGTGGGATTAAAAGGAGAAACGAcaattggattttttttgtaattattcttaatttatttatttttgatggaattttgtaattattcttaattaatttatttatttttgatggaattttgtaATTATTCTTTAGGGTTGTGAAGGAAATGCCAGAGCCCTGAGGAGAAGGGGAATAAACACAAGGTGTCCACGTGAAGCGGGCCTTTTGGAACAAAGGGCACCCTTCCTATCTATCATTGTCTTCATTTTGTGTCCTTCCAAAGGTTCCATTTATTATAGGATAGTACAATTATTGTTTCTTTTTCAATTCCTcaattgaaaattgtttttgcTTGTAGTTGTATAATTTCATTTTAATCTACTAACTAATTGAGGTGTAATATCTGAGGAAACTGATTTAGGCACACCCTCTGTAAAAAGCATGGAAAAACGTGATATACTCACACGAGGTGTACTAAAATCATCTACGTAGTGTGCCATAATCAATTTTCTAATACTCGGGAATGTATCATTGTACTCATTCTTAGATTTGGCAAGGTGTCGGACCGACCAGAGCGAGAAAAGGATAAACTTAAAGGTGTGATATAATTACCGGACCGAGCAAAGGTGTCAAACGATCAGAGCGAGAAAAAGCTGAACTTAAAGATGTGATATAAGAGAGTTGAATTTGTTGGGTCAAACGTAATTTAAAACGACACTGTTTGAAATTTGGTAGTTGAAAACTTCGAATTACTTTTGAAATATTAGTTGAACTTAAAGGTGTGATATAGTTACCGGTCCGAGCAGGACCGAGAAAGATAGTTGAAGAACGAAAAGTTGTTCGCTGAATCAAACGCAATATTTTGAAACGACCCTGTTGAAATTTGTAGTTGAATTACTTTGAATATCTTTTGCAAAATCAATTGAAAGTAAAGGTAGGATATAATTCTCGGTCCGAGCAGAAACAAAGAAGATAGTTGAAGAATAGAAAAGTTGATAGCTAGATCAAAATCAATTTGAAACGTCGAAGGTGAAATTGGTAGTTGAATTACTTAATTTGAATATGTTTTGCAAAATTAGCTAAAATTGAAGGCGCGACATATATAATGACCTAAACCAAATTCATAGATAGCAAAAATTATAAGTTAGACAAAAGCACTTACAAAACATAGGTATAAAGACCCAACTGAATGGAACCAATGGCTGAAAATTAAGGGAAAAAATGTTTTTTACGCTTGCTAACAAGAATGAAATCCATACACTGGATAAATTTCACTGATGTCACTAAAATACACGGTAAAAGGCCCCAAAATTAAACGCTAACAAAAAGACCTTGCCCCATTTGTTTGACCACATTATGAGGGCACTGGGTCGGGCTTGGGGTGTATGTTTGGGACACACATAAATGCTCAATCCAGCCCGACACCACACAATTATACAAAGGGCGTTAATTGAGTAAAACAAACCTTAAACACGTATACGCGACATGGGGCATGTGTGCTTTAGCGTTGGGCCATACTTTGTAGGTTGGCCCTTTCAAAAATATTGGTAATGTATCATGTATGGTACTATTACTTTGCTTGATTTGCATATGGTACTATTACTACAACTAGTGCATAATTAACATGAACATGAAGAATGTTGCAGTGTTTAAAGACAAGCTCGACGACAAAGGTTGCAAAGTATTCCATGACAATTACTAAATTAGtataataatatttttgtcacaAAATTCCAAATTTGGTTCAGATATAAATATAGAAAGCTTTCAATAAAAACAAATTACCAAACATTTGCAAGCTAATCACTCTATTAATCTCTAATTGGATTTTAGCTTATTCTCTTTTGAATCATTCAACCAAAAAAAAACTTGGTGGGTCCACTTATCTCTTCTTGGAAGTATATACTAAGTTGTCTTTTTATGTAAATAAATCCAACTAATTTTAACAATTTTCATTGGTTATTTCCAAATATTATGACGTCCCTTCTGCCACCACATTACGTCATTATTTGCCCACCAATAAGAATTCACTACCATGAGTAATACCTAAATTCTTAGTTACCTCTTACCACTTTTTGATAATATATACATTAAGCATGCATAATAGGATAGGATAGATTAA
This genomic stretch from Spinacia oleracea cultivar Varoflay chromosome 3, BTI_SOV_V1, whole genome shotgun sequence harbors:
- the LOC110782436 gene encoding carboxylesterase 1 — its product is MSNKDKTSTPISTVDPYQYIQSKLNPDGTLTRHLNVPCTPATPDPTSPSSILTKDFPLNSTYNTYLRVFLPKIALTEPSKKLPVIVYYHGGGFVLLHVDSFYNHDICVAIALHAPAIVVSVDYRLAPEYRLPAAYEDAVDGLRWICDSVVTKERSVSDPADEWLSKYGDFDNCFLMGTSSGGNIAYNTALRASDIMGQLHPLKFKGLILHHPFFGGPDRTGSELRLINDPYLPLSGSDLFWELSLPKGAGRDHEFCNPLSGDGLGRICRIKEMGLRVLVADCTGDPLVDRLLEFVKVMEMKGVNVKGHFTQGDYHGAELLDKEKCDEFLIVLQSFVNSCLIA